Proteins encoded together in one Coffea arabica cultivar ET-39 chromosome 2c, Coffea Arabica ET-39 HiFi, whole genome shotgun sequence window:
- the LOC113731207 gene encoding epimerase family protein SDR39U1 homolog, chloroplastic isoform X1, with protein sequence METRGAIAAAAAAAAFTWSNSISSAHHLSQQPFSVYGCRTPKIRCLYDSAPSQKRADQMIVSVTGATGFIGKRLVQRLHADSHYVRVLTRSKSNAQAIFPAKQFPGIVFAEESEWKDCIQGSTAVVNLAGMPISTRWSPEIKKEIKQSRIRVTSKVVDLINDSTSDVRPEVLISATAVGFYGTSETQVFDEKSPSGNDYLAEVCREWEGNALKVQKDVRLALIRIGVVLGKDGGALAKMIPLFMMFAGGPLGSGRQWFSWIHVDDLVNLICEALSNPSYKGVINGTAPNPVRLGEMCEQLGSVLGRPSWLPVPDIALKAVLGEGASVVLEGQKVLPARAEELGFPFKYRYVKDALKAIMT encoded by the exons ATGGAAACCCGTGGAGctattgctgctgctgctgctgctgctgcattCACCTGGTCAAACTCCATTTCTTCCGCCCATCATCTTTCCCAGCAACCCTTCTCT GTTTATGGGTGTAGGACTCCAAAAATTCGGTGCCTGTATGACTCTGCTCCATCTCAAAAAAGG GCAGATCAAATGATCGTTTCTGTGACTGGGGCAACGGGGTTCATTGGTAAAAGACTGGTCCAAAGGTTACATGCAG ATAGCCATTATGTTCGTGTCTTGACGAGATCTAAATCCAATGCGCAAGCAATTTTCCCCG CCAAGCAATTTCCTGGAATTGTATTTGCTGAGGAGTCTGAGTGGAAAGATTGCATTCAGGGCTCAACAGCTGTGGTAAATTTGGCTGGAATGCCCATTAGTACGAGATGGTCTCCAGAG ATCAAGAAAGAGATCAAGCAAAGCAGGATTAGAGTCACCTCAAAG GTTGTAGATTTGATAAATGATTCAACAAGTGATGTTCGCCCTGAAGTTCTGATTAGTGCAACTGCTGTTGGTTTTTATG GGACCAGTGAGACTCAAGTTTTTGATGAAAAGAGTCCATCAGGGAATGATTATTTGGCTGAG GTTTGTAGAGAATGGGAAGGAAATGCCCTCAAAGTCCAAAAAGATGTCAGGCTAGCCTTGATTCGCATTGGAGTTGTCCTTGGAAAAGATGGTGGTGCTTTGG CTAAAATGATCCCCCTTTTTATGATGTTTGCTGGTGGACCTCTGGGCTCTGGAAGACAATG GTTTTCGTGGATTCATGTGGATGATCTAGTTAATCTGATATGTGAAGCTTTATCCAACCCATCTTACAAAG GGGTCATCAATGGCACAGCACCAAATCCTGTCAGGCTGGGGGAGATGTGTGAACAACTGGGATCTGTTTTAGGCCGGCCTTCATGGTTGCCAGTGCCAGATATTGCACTAAAGGCGGTTCTTGGAGAAGGTGCTTCAGTG GTTTTGGAAGGACAGAAGGTGCTTCCCGCTAGAGCAGAGGAACTAGGTTTTCCGTTCAAGTATCGTTATGTGAAAGACGCACTGAAAGCCATAATGACATGA
- the LOC113731207 gene encoding epimerase family protein SDR39U1 homolog, chloroplastic isoform X2 yields METRGAIAAAAAAAAFTWSNSISSAHHLSQQPFSVYGCRTPKIRCLYDSAPSQKRADQMIVSVTGATGFIGKRLVQRLHADSHYVRVLTRSKSNAQAIFPGKKGSTAVVNLAGMPISTRWSPEIKKEIKQSRIRVTSKVVDLINDSTSDVRPEVLISATAVGFYGTSETQVFDEKSPSGNDYLAEVCREWEGNALKVQKDVRLALIRIGVVLGKDGGALAKMIPLFMMFAGGPLGSGRQWFSWIHVDDLVNLICEALSNPSYKGVINGTAPNPVRLGEMCEQLGSVLGRPSWLPVPDIALKAVLGEGASVVLEGQKVLPARAEELGFPFKYRYVKDALKAIMT; encoded by the exons ATGGAAACCCGTGGAGctattgctgctgctgctgctgctgctgcattCACCTGGTCAAACTCCATTTCTTCCGCCCATCATCTTTCCCAGCAACCCTTCTCT GTTTATGGGTGTAGGACTCCAAAAATTCGGTGCCTGTATGACTCTGCTCCATCTCAAAAAAGG GCAGATCAAATGATCGTTTCTGTGACTGGGGCAACGGGGTTCATTGGTAAAAGACTGGTCCAAAGGTTACATGCAG ATAGCCATTATGTTCGTGTCTTGACGAGATCTAAATCCAATGCGCAAGCAATTTTCCCCGGTAAGAAG GGCTCAACAGCTGTGGTAAATTTGGCTGGAATGCCCATTAGTACGAGATGGTCTCCAGAG ATCAAGAAAGAGATCAAGCAAAGCAGGATTAGAGTCACCTCAAAG GTTGTAGATTTGATAAATGATTCAACAAGTGATGTTCGCCCTGAAGTTCTGATTAGTGCAACTGCTGTTGGTTTTTATG GGACCAGTGAGACTCAAGTTTTTGATGAAAAGAGTCCATCAGGGAATGATTATTTGGCTGAG GTTTGTAGAGAATGGGAAGGAAATGCCCTCAAAGTCCAAAAAGATGTCAGGCTAGCCTTGATTCGCATTGGAGTTGTCCTTGGAAAAGATGGTGGTGCTTTGG CTAAAATGATCCCCCTTTTTATGATGTTTGCTGGTGGACCTCTGGGCTCTGGAAGACAATG GTTTTCGTGGATTCATGTGGATGATCTAGTTAATCTGATATGTGAAGCTTTATCCAACCCATCTTACAAAG GGGTCATCAATGGCACAGCACCAAATCCTGTCAGGCTGGGGGAGATGTGTGAACAACTGGGATCTGTTTTAGGCCGGCCTTCATGGTTGCCAGTGCCAGATATTGCACTAAAGGCGGTTCTTGGAGAAGGTGCTTCAGTG GTTTTGGAAGGACAGAAGGTGCTTCCCGCTAGAGCAGAGGAACTAGGTTTTCCGTTCAAGTATCGTTATGTGAAAGACGCACTGAAAGCCATAATGACATGA